One window from the genome of Fulvivirga lutea encodes:
- a CDS encoding acetyl-CoA carboxylase carboxyltransferase subunit alpha: MLLDFEKPIADLEAKLEDMKKIASESDVDVEEAVKSLESKIKSLKKDTFNNLTRWQRVQLSRHPERPYTLDYIYEILDDFVELHGDRNVADDKAMVGGFGTIDKQTYMVIGQQKGRNTKQRQMRNFGMANPEGYRKALRLMKLAEKFNKPIITFIDTPGAFPGLEAEERGQGEAIARNLKEMFMLKVPVICIIIGEGASGGALGIAIGDRVVMLENTWYSVISPESCSSILWRSWDYKEQAAEALKLTGKDMLDLKLIDGIIKEPLGGAHTDLKWMSKEVKKYIKSTYEELSKQSAEERISARIDKFCSMGKFKE, translated from the coding sequence ATGCTATTGGATTTTGAAAAGCCTATTGCAGATTTAGAGGCAAAATTAGAAGACATGAAAAAAATCGCTTCTGAGAGCGATGTTGACGTGGAGGAAGCTGTAAAATCGCTGGAGTCTAAAATAAAAAGTCTGAAAAAAGATACTTTCAACAACCTTACCAGATGGCAAAGAGTGCAGCTTTCCCGGCACCCTGAAAGGCCATATACACTAGACTATATTTATGAGATTTTAGATGACTTTGTTGAGTTACATGGCGATAGAAATGTAGCAGATGACAAAGCCATGGTAGGAGGTTTTGGAACGATTGACAAGCAAACTTATATGGTCATTGGTCAGCAGAAAGGTAGAAATACCAAACAGCGACAAATGAGAAACTTTGGTATGGCCAATCCTGAAGGTTACAGAAAGGCTCTTAGGTTAATGAAGTTAGCTGAGAAGTTTAATAAGCCAATCATCACATTTATTGATACTCCCGGTGCATTCCCAGGTCTTGAAGCTGAGGAGAGAGGGCAAGGTGAAGCTATTGCTCGAAACCTGAAAGAAATGTTTATGCTCAAGGTGCCTGTTATATGTATAATAATCGGTGAAGGAGCTTCTGGCGGAGCCTTGGGTATTGCAATTGGTGATAGAGTAGTGATGCTTGAAAATACATGGTACTCTGTAATATCCCCTGAATCATGTTCATCAATATTGTGGAGAAGTTGGGATTACAAGGAACAGGCAGCTGAAGCTTTAAAGCTTACAGGTAAAGATATGTTGGACCTCAAATTAATTGACGGTATTATAAAAGAGCCTTTAGGAGGTGCACATACAGACCTTAAATGGATGTCTAAAGAAGTTAAGAAGTATATAAAAAGTACTTATGAGGAGTTATCAAAGCAATCCGCAGAGGAACGAATCAGTGCTCGAATAGACAAATTCTGTTCTATGGGTAAATTCAAGGAATAA
- a CDS encoding porin family protein, which yields MKKITILSLFIFGAIFSTNAQVTVGAKAGLNFANVDTEGSTDARTSLHLGGFGVIMFSDNLGFQPELLYSAQGFERDFGAGTFEANINYLNLPLLVRYNINEMISLHAGPQLGFLLSAEDEDGNDFKDDVKGTDLTFAIGGQVDLPVGLVAGARYGLGLSDINDNDLGSETKNRVFQLYVGWKLFGN from the coding sequence ATGAAAAAAATTACTATTCTGTCATTATTTATTTTTGGAGCGATTTTTTCAACTAATGCTCAGGTGACTGTTGGAGCAAAAGCTGGTTTGAATTTTGCTAATGTAGATACTGAAGGTTCAACAGATGCTAGAACTTCACTACACTTAGGCGGTTTTGGCGTGATTATGTTTTCAGATAACTTAGGGTTTCAACCTGAACTTTTGTATAGTGCACAGGGTTTCGAACGTGATTTTGGTGCGGGAACTTTTGAGGCAAATATCAATTATTTAAATCTTCCTTTACTTGTGCGTTATAATATTAATGAAATGATCAGCTTACACGCTGGCCCTCAATTGGGTTTCTTGCTATCAGCAGAAGATGAAGATGGAAATGACTTTAAAGATGATGTCAAAGGAACAGATTTAACTTTCGCAATTGGTGGACAAGTTGATCTTCCAGTTGGACTTGTTGCAGGTGCAAGATATGGTTTGGGTCTTTCAGATATTAATGATAATGATTTAGGTTCTGAAACTAAAAACAGAGTATTTCAACTTTACGTAGGTTGGAAACTGTTTGGCAATTAA
- a CDS encoding patatin-like phospholipase family protein: protein MTEYNIGLVLSGGGARGIAHLGVLKALEEHNIKIDVISGTSAGAIIGALYAGGLSINEILKLLIELKPMRFIQPALNTKGLLKMEVIEKFLISYLPENSFDTLTIPLYIAATNLKSGKTEYFNQGHLVPAICASSCIPVLFNPVQYNDELYIDGGILNNLPVEAIRDKTKIVIGVHSNPIDRNFELKNFSSGLERALMLAITSNVYQSSKNCNFLIEPNGLEPFKVLDISKAEEIFSIGYKEAIRQINESKMLETI, encoded by the coding sequence ATGACTGAATACAACATTGGCCTGGTTCTTTCTGGAGGCGGAGCAAGGGGGATAGCCCATTTGGGTGTGTTAAAAGCACTTGAGGAGCATAATATAAAGATTGATGTTATCTCAGGAACTAGTGCAGGAGCAATAATTGGAGCCCTTTATGCAGGTGGTTTAAGTATCAATGAGATTTTAAAATTGTTGATAGAACTTAAACCTATGCGATTTATTCAGCCGGCACTGAATACTAAAGGGTTGCTTAAAATGGAGGTAATTGAAAAGTTTCTCATTAGCTACCTTCCTGAAAATAGCTTTGATACACTAACAATTCCTCTTTACATAGCCGCTACGAATCTAAAATCAGGTAAAACAGAATATTTTAATCAAGGTCATCTAGTGCCGGCCATTTGTGCTTCTTCATGTATTCCCGTGCTGTTCAATCCGGTTCAATACAATGATGAATTATATATCGATGGCGGAATCTTAAATAATTTACCTGTTGAGGCAATAAGAGATAAAACAAAAATAGTTATTGGTGTTCACTCCAATCCGATTGATAGAAATTTTGAGCTTAAAAATTTCTCAAGTGGACTAGAAAGGGCACTAATGCTAGCAATTACAAGCAATGTCTATCAAAGTTCCAAAAATTGCAATTTTCTTATTGAACCTAACGGCTTAGAGCCTTTTAAAGTACTAGACATTAGCAAAGCTGAAGAAATATTCAGCATTGGCTACAAAGAAGCTATACGCCAAATTAATGAATCAAAAATGTTAGAAACCATATGA
- a CDS encoding porin family protein, with protein MKKVLLVFCLIAISTLGYSQISGGIKGGVNFANVDADGDPDGKTGYHVGAFLTVGAAGIFIQPELLYSFKGAEDFDLTYIEVPILLKKNFAKVLNVHLGPQFGFLTKAEADFGGGSQDIKDELKGMDLSAVVGAGLNLPGGLSAGLRYVLGLSDIADNDALPETKNRTFQIYVGYKLFGN; from the coding sequence ATGAAAAAGGTATTACTTGTATTTTGTCTTATAGCTATTTCTACTTTAGGCTATTCTCAAATTTCCGGTGGAATAAAGGGAGGAGTGAATTTTGCAAACGTTGATGCTGACGGTGACCCAGATGGAAAAACTGGATATCATGTAGGTGCATTTTTAACAGTTGGTGCTGCTGGCATATTTATTCAGCCAGAATTATTGTATTCTTTTAAAGGGGCTGAAGATTTTGACCTTACCTACATTGAAGTTCCAATTCTATTAAAAAAGAATTTTGCTAAAGTTTTAAATGTTCACCTTGGTCCGCAATTTGGTTTCTTAACTAAAGCTGAAGCAGACTTTGGAGGAGGTAGCCAGGACATAAAGGATGAACTTAAAGGAATGGACTTAAGTGCTGTAGTAGGAGCCGGTTTAAACCTTCCGGGAGGCCTATCTGCTGGTTTGCGTTATGTACTTGGTTTAAGTGATATTGCAGATAATGACGCGCTACCAGAAACTAAAAACAGAACGTTTCAGATTTATGTAGGCTACAAGTTGTTTGGCAACTAA
- a CDS encoding MBL fold metallo-hydrolase — translation MNLHIINTGLFKLDGGAMFGVVPKTLWSRTNPADENNMCTWAMRCLLIEDGDRLILIDNGIGNKQSDKFFSHYYLHGDYSLKKSLNEAGFSEDDITDMFLTHLHFDHCGGGVKQDGEKLKLTFKNAKYWSHSEHWDWATQPNAREKASFLKENILPMKESGHLNFLNHTKGAFGQFDVETFDGHTDKQMIPKIKHKDKTIVFMADLLPSVGHIPLPYVMGYDTRPLLTLDEKERFLNEAADNNYILFLEHDSVNECCTVKHTEKGVRLDETFKLSEIL, via the coding sequence ATGAATCTACACATTATTAATACAGGTTTATTTAAACTAGATGGTGGTGCTATGTTTGGTGTTGTTCCAAAAACACTGTGGTCGAGAACTAACCCGGCAGATGAAAATAACATGTGCACTTGGGCCATGCGCTGTTTGTTAATTGAAGATGGAGATCGCCTTATTTTAATAGATAATGGCATTGGCAATAAACAAAGCGATAAATTTTTTAGTCATTATTACTTACATGGCGATTATAGTTTAAAGAAGTCATTAAATGAAGCAGGATTTTCCGAAGATGATATAACAGATATGTTCTTAACTCATTTGCATTTCGATCATTGTGGTGGCGGAGTTAAGCAAGATGGTGAGAAACTGAAGTTAACCTTTAAAAACGCAAAATACTGGTCGCATAGTGAACATTGGGATTGGGCAACACAGCCTAACGCAAGGGAAAAGGCCTCATTTCTAAAGGAGAATATTCTACCAATGAAAGAAAGTGGTCATTTGAATTTTTTGAACCATACTAAAGGTGCCTTCGGCCAATTTGATGTAGAAACGTTTGACGGGCATACAGACAAGCAGATGATACCAAAAATCAAGCACAAAGACAAAACCATTGTTTTTATGGCTGATCTGTTACCTTCTGTTGGTCATATTCCTTTGCCCTATGTTATGGGTTACGACACAAGGCCATTACTCACTTTAGATGAGAAAGAACGGTTTCTGAATGAAGCTGCTGACAATAATTATATCCTTTTCTTAGAGCACGACTCTGTAAATGAATGCTGCACAGTTAAACACACAGAAAAAGGAGTAAGGTTAGATGAAACATTTAAGTTATCTGAAATTCTTTGA
- a CDS encoding DUF6090 family protein codes for MRKISWLDHFVNLIVVITGISVAFALNNWNEEKKTNELHDTYIQAMIDDLDFDIAELDSLVKYESESLKIFRRLLSRSEPPLSDDSLNIAFARIASLNSFTSKNITYESIKSSGKFELLDLKLRIDIIEFYHSGYDQIDEIESYYRMNFDNQIIPILLNDAYGTGTGLNTDVIKSDKFRTVLGLHSSFLAQKIQAYQRGHNLALKLERELKANLK; via the coding sequence ATGAGAAAAATAAGCTGGCTTGATCATTTTGTAAATTTAATTGTAGTTATCACAGGTATTTCAGTTGCCTTTGCTTTAAATAATTGGAATGAGGAGAAAAAGACCAATGAATTGCATGATACATACATTCAGGCAATGATTGACGATTTAGACTTTGATATTGCTGAATTAGATTCATTGGTGAAGTATGAAAGTGAAAGCCTTAAAATATTTAGAAGGTTATTAAGTAGAAGTGAACCGCCTTTATCAGATGATTCATTAAACATAGCCTTCGCCAGAATTGCCTCATTAAACTCATTTACAAGTAAAAACATTACCTATGAATCAATAAAATCTTCAGGCAAATTTGAACTTCTTGATCTTAAGCTAAGGATAGATATTATTGAATTTTATCATTCAGGCTATGATCAAATTGATGAAATCGAGTCCTATTATAGGATGAATTTTGACAACCAAATAATACCCATTCTATTAAATGACGCCTATGGAACAGGAACTGGCCTTAACACTGATGTGATCAAATCTGATAAGTTCAGAACGGTTTTAGGGTTACACTCAAGTTTCCTGGCACAAAAGATTCAAGCCTACCAGAGGGGGCATAATTTGGCTTTAAAATTAGAAAGAGAATTAAAAGCTAATCTTAAATGA
- a CDS encoding outer membrane protein encodes MKKTFLLALFLTIAISSMSQRRIGGNLVYGTEIEEIGIGAVGEFFFNDNLAIAPSFNYYFAEDPVSFWELNANINYYFSESGAVSAYALGGLNLARVSVDLGPFGESSDTELGLNLGAGANFDVGDSIIPFAELRFVLSDFDQAVFAFGVKFPLN; translated from the coding sequence ATGAAAAAGACATTTTTACTCGCATTATTTTTAACAATTGCTATTTCATCTATGTCTCAAAGAAGAATAGGTGGAAACTTGGTCTATGGTACTGAAATTGAAGAAATAGGAATTGGTGCTGTAGGGGAATTTTTCTTTAATGATAACTTGGCTATTGCTCCTAGCTTCAACTATTATTTTGCTGAAGATCCGGTTAGCTTTTGGGAGTTAAACGCTAACATTAATTATTATTTTTCAGAGTCAGGTGCTGTTAGTGCTTATGCACTGGGTGGCTTGAACTTGGCCAGAGTGTCAGTAGATTTAGGACCTTTTGGTGAAAGTTCTGATACAGAATTGGGGTTAAATCTTGGTGCTGGTGCGAACTTTGATGTGGGAGACTCCATCATTCCTTTTGCAGAATTGAGATTTGTTCTAAGTGATTTTGACCAAGCAGTTTTTGCCTTTGGTGTAAAATTCCCATTAAACTAA
- a CDS encoding tetratricopeptide repeat protein, whose translation MKRLIVFMLAIMVVGYSYGQKKPKINQAEKARTEGNLGEAKNIIDEAIVHEKTKDDEKTWYYRGLIYASLDTTQNPTYQNLANDPLKTAMESFKKADEMNAGNNEFYITGPNGFPVTKGEQISTLWGHYLNKGVEYYNVQDYKGAYKYFMKTTMVQPEDTTGYIYSASVAQADKEYDKALKNYYVLTNDLDYHSKDIYSAIIYIEGVINEDNEKALEMIRAAKAQFPSDMDFAKSEINALIKLERIDEAQKELEAAIASEPDNANLRFTLGVMYEEIGDPAKAKEAYRGAIEVDPEYYNARFNLAVLSYNQAVDLIKEKNNLGISQADQKKAKAMQLEIEKRLKESLPHWEKLNALQANDRTTLETLQYIYTQLKMYDKAEKVSNQLEALGDE comes from the coding sequence ATGAAACGATTAATCGTATTTATGCTTGCAATAATGGTTGTAGGTTATTCTTACGGACAGAAGAAGCCGAAAATCAATCAAGCAGAAAAAGCAAGAACTGAAGGTAATTTGGGAGAAGCAAAGAATATTATTGATGAAGCTATCGTGCATGAAAAAACCAAGGACGATGAAAAAACATGGTACTACAGAGGACTTATATATGCTTCCTTAGATACTACTCAGAATCCAACATATCAAAACTTAGCGAATGATCCATTAAAAACAGCAATGGAATCATTTAAAAAGGCAGACGAGATGAATGCCGGTAATAACGAGTTTTATATTACTGGTCCGAATGGGTTTCCAGTAACCAAAGGAGAGCAAATAAGTACACTTTGGGGGCACTATTTAAATAAAGGTGTTGAGTATTATAATGTGCAAGATTACAAAGGAGCATATAAGTACTTTATGAAAACAACCATGGTGCAGCCTGAAGATACTACAGGTTATATTTATTCTGCTTCTGTTGCTCAAGCTGATAAAGAATATGATAAGGCACTTAAGAACTATTATGTACTTACAAATGATTTAGATTACCATAGTAAGGATATTTATTCAGCAATTATTTACATTGAAGGTGTTATAAATGAAGATAATGAAAAGGCTTTAGAAATGATAAGAGCCGCAAAAGCACAGTTTCCTTCTGACATGGATTTTGCTAAATCTGAAATTAACGCTTTAATTAAATTAGAAAGAATAGATGAGGCTCAAAAGGAATTAGAGGCTGCAATAGCTAGTGAACCTGATAATGCTAATTTGAGGTTTACTTTAGGAGTAATGTACGAGGAGATTGGAGATCCAGCAAAAGCAAAAGAAGCATACAGAGGAGCTATTGAAGTTGACCCTGAATATTATAATGCACGTTTCAATTTGGCTGTTCTTTCTTACAACCAAGCTGTAGATTTAATAAAAGAGAAGAATAATTTAGGTATTTCTCAAGCAGATCAGAAAAAGGCTAAAGCAATGCAGTTGGAAATTGAAAAGCGATTGAAAGAATCATTACCACACTGGGAGAAATTAAATGCACTTCAGGCCAACGACAGAACTACTTTGGAAACGCTTCAATATATTTATACCCAATTAAAAATGTATGACAAAGCTGAAAAGGTTTCAAATCAACTCGAAGCTTTGGGCGATGAATAA
- a CDS encoding urocanate hydratase, with amino-acid sequence MTFKEQILQGIPQQLPEHKPFDPTINHAPKRKEILSNEEKILALRNALRYFEPRHHEVLLPEFKKELEEFGRIYMYRFRPDYEMHARPLSDYPFKSQQAGAIMLMIQNNLDPAVAQHPHELITYGGNGAVFQNWAQYLLTMKYLATMEDDQTLHMYSGHPMGLFPSSKEAPRVVVTNGMMIPNYSSQDDWNKFNALGVTQYGQMTAGSYMYIGPQGIVHGTTITVLNAGRKISKAGEGLAGKLFVSSGLGGMSGAQPKAGNIAGCVSVVAEINPKATNTRHSQGWVDEVIADLDQLVNRVNRAKANKEVVSIAYQGNIVDVWEKFEAEGVYVDLGSDQTSLHNPWAGGYYPAGISFEESNRMMAENPAKFKEEVQKTLVRHSASINKHTARGTYFFDYGNAFLLEASRAGADVMAQDGINFKYPSYVQDIMGPMCFDYGFGPFRWVCTSGKEEDLIKSDEIAADVLKKLKENSPAEIQQQMADNIQWIEAAMENKLVVGSQARILYADAQGRIEIAKAFNNAISKGELGTIVLGRDHHDVSGTDSPYRETSNIYDGSRFTADMAIHNVIGDSFRGATWVSIHNGGGVGWGEVINGGFGMLLDGSNEAEKRIENMLFYDVNNGIARRSWARNEEAVFAIKRAMEMNDKLIVTLPNKVSKDLLN; translated from the coding sequence ATGACATTTAAAGAACAAATATTACAGGGTATTCCACAGCAATTGCCGGAACATAAGCCTTTTGATCCAACTATAAATCATGCACCGAAGAGGAAAGAAATCCTCAGTAATGAAGAAAAGATCCTCGCCTTAAGAAATGCGTTAAGATATTTTGAGCCAAGACACCACGAGGTGCTACTACCTGAATTTAAGAAGGAACTTGAGGAATTTGGGAGAATTTATATGTATCGATTTCGCCCGGATTATGAAATGCATGCTCGACCTTTGAGTGATTATCCTTTTAAATCGCAACAAGCTGGGGCAATTATGCTTATGATTCAGAATAACCTCGACCCGGCAGTAGCGCAGCACCCTCATGAATTAATAACCTATGGGGGAAATGGTGCTGTGTTTCAGAATTGGGCGCAATATCTGTTAACAATGAAGTATCTCGCCACAATGGAAGATGATCAAACACTTCATATGTATTCTGGTCATCCTATGGGATTATTTCCTTCATCTAAAGAAGCACCAAGAGTAGTGGTAACTAATGGCATGATGATCCCTAACTACTCTTCGCAAGATGATTGGAATAAATTCAATGCACTAGGCGTCACACAATATGGACAAATGACGGCTGGTTCATATATGTACATTGGCCCACAAGGGATAGTACATGGAACAACCATTACCGTTTTAAATGCTGGTAGAAAAATTTCTAAAGCAGGAGAGGGCTTAGCAGGTAAACTATTTGTTTCTTCAGGTCTCGGTGGAATGAGTGGTGCGCAACCAAAGGCAGGAAATATTGCTGGTTGTGTTTCAGTAGTTGCCGAAATAAATCCTAAAGCTACAAATACCAGACATAGCCAAGGTTGGGTTGATGAAGTGATTGCGGATTTGGATCAATTGGTCAATCGCGTTAATAGGGCTAAGGCAAACAAAGAGGTAGTTTCAATCGCATATCAAGGTAATATTGTTGATGTGTGGGAGAAGTTTGAAGCGGAGGGTGTCTATGTTGACCTAGGTTCAGATCAGACCTCTTTGCACAACCCTTGGGCGGGAGGTTACTATCCAGCTGGTATTTCATTTGAAGAGTCTAACAGAATGATGGCTGAAAATCCTGCTAAATTCAAGGAAGAGGTACAGAAAACGCTGGTTAGGCATTCTGCATCAATCAATAAGCATACAGCAAGAGGCACTTATTTTTTCGATTATGGTAATGCCTTTTTACTAGAGGCATCAAGAGCGGGAGCTGATGTGATGGCTCAGGATGGAATCAACTTCAAATACCCTTCGTATGTTCAAGATATAATGGGGCCAATGTGTTTTGATTATGGTTTTGGTCCATTTAGATGGGTTTGCACATCAGGTAAGGAAGAAGATCTGATTAAATCGGATGAGATTGCCGCTGATGTACTAAAGAAGCTTAAAGAAAATTCTCCTGCAGAGATTCAACAACAAATGGCTGATAATATTCAATGGATTGAAGCTGCTATGGAGAATAAACTGGTTGTAGGGAGTCAGGCTAGAATACTTTATGCCGATGCACAAGGTAGAATAGAAATAGCAAAAGCCTTCAATAATGCGATCAGCAAAGGGGAATTAGGTACAATTGTTTTAGGTAGGGATCACCACGATGTTTCTGGTACAGATAGTCCATACAGAGAAACGTCTAATATTTACGATGGCTCCAGGTTTACAGCCGATATGGCCATTCATAATGTCATTGGAGATTCTTTCAGAGGTGCCACATGGGTATCGATACATAATGGAGGTGGAGTAGGTTGGGGAGAGGTTATCAATGGTGGTTTCGGAATGCTTCTGGATGGTAGTAACGAGGCGGAGAAACGGATTGAAAATATGCTCTTTTATGATGTGAATAACGGCATTGCCAGACGAAGCTGGGCGAGGAATGAAGAAGCTGTGTTCGCAATAAAAAGAGCCATGGAAATGAATGACAAATTAATTGTTACATTACCCAATAAAGTATCTAAAGATTTACTTAATTAG
- the gyrA gene encoding DNA gyrase subunit A: MAEGANENIIPINIEDEMRGAYIDYSMSVIISRALPDVRDGLKPVHRRILYGMLDLGVNYNRPYKKSARIVGEVLGKYHPHGDTAVYDSMVRMAQVWSLRYTLVDGQGNFGSIDGDSPAAMRYTEARLKRISEEMLGDINKNTVDFQSNFDDSLKEPTVLPAKLPNLLVNGASGIAVGMATNMAPHNLTEVIDGISAYIDNRDIDIPELMKHITAPDFPTGGLIYGYQGVKEAFETGRGRVLMRAKAEIETTKTGKEQIIVTEIPFQVNKANMIEKTAALVNEKKIEGISDIRDESDRDGLRIVYDIKKDAIPNIVLNHLFKYTQLQTSFSVNNIALVKGRPMTLNLKDMIAHFVEHRHDVVVRRTQYELDEAEKRAHILEGYIIALDNLDEIIDLIRKSKDPDTAKEELIKRFELSEIQAKAILEMRLQRLTGLERDKIQKEYEEVVELIKDLKDILSNEPRRMEIIKTELLELKERYGDERRTEIVHSADDITFEDMIPNDEMVLTISHEGYIKRTPLVEYRTQSRGGVGSRGAKSKDDDFTEHLFIAKAHNYLLIFTEYGKVFWKKVYAIPEGSKTSKGRAIQNLINIEQGDVVRAVINVQNLDDEDYINNNFVMMCTENGTIKKTPLEAYSRPRQNGINAITVKEGDRLLNVSLTNGDNHIVIAKTGGKAIHFHESDVRSMGRTASGVRGVTLEGEDKVVGMVCINREDSNLLVVSEKGYGKRSLIEDYRITKRGGKGVKTINITEKTGKLVAIKEVIDTDDLMIINKSGITIRMAVEDLRVMGRATQGVKLIRLNENDEISSVEKIERIEGVEDDSSEDADENNEGAEPNNEEKE; encoded by the coding sequence ATGGCGGAAGGAGCAAACGAGAATATCATTCCTATCAATATTGAAGATGAAATGAGAGGTGCTTACATAGATTATTCTATGTCAGTAATCATTTCTAGAGCATTACCAGATGTTCGTGACGGATTAAAGCCCGTACATAGAAGAATTTTATACGGTATGCTTGATCTGGGCGTAAACTACAACAGACCCTATAAAAAGTCGGCTAGAATTGTTGGAGAGGTTTTAGGTAAGTATCACCCGCATGGTGATACTGCAGTTTACGATTCCATGGTTCGTATGGCCCAGGTATGGTCACTAAGGTATACACTAGTAGATGGGCAAGGTAACTTTGGATCAATTGACGGTGATTCACCCGCTGCCATGCGTTATACTGAGGCAAGGTTGAAGCGTATTTCAGAAGAAATGCTCGGAGATATCAATAAGAATACGGTTGATTTCCAATCTAACTTTGATGACTCCTTAAAGGAACCTACAGTACTTCCGGCTAAGCTTCCTAATTTATTGGTGAATGGTGCCTCTGGTATTGCAGTAGGTATGGCTACCAACATGGCACCACATAACTTAACTGAAGTTATAGATGGTATATCTGCATATATCGACAATAGGGATATAGATATTCCTGAGTTGATGAAACATATCACTGCTCCGGATTTTCCAACAGGGGGGCTTATATATGGCTATCAGGGAGTAAAAGAGGCGTTTGAAACAGGACGTGGCAGAGTTTTAATGCGTGCAAAAGCAGAAATTGAAACCACTAAAACTGGAAAGGAACAAATTATTGTTACTGAGATACCTTTTCAGGTTAACAAGGCTAATATGATTGAGAAAACAGCAGCCCTTGTTAACGAGAAAAAGATTGAAGGAATTTCAGATATCAGGGACGAGTCGGATAGAGATGGACTTAGAATAGTATATGATATTAAAAAGGATGCTATTCCTAATATTGTTTTAAATCACTTATTCAAATACACTCAGTTACAAACTTCATTTAGTGTCAACAACATTGCCTTGGTTAAGGGCAGACCTATGACGCTGAACTTGAAGGATATGATTGCTCATTTTGTGGAACATCGTCATGATGTTGTTGTGAGAAGAACACAATATGAGTTGGATGAAGCTGAAAAGCGTGCTCATATATTAGAGGGTTATATTATAGCCCTTGATAATCTGGATGAGATCATTGATTTGATCAGAAAATCGAAAGATCCGGATACGGCAAAAGAAGAATTAATAAAAAGATTTGAGTTATCTGAAATTCAAGCCAAAGCTATTTTGGAGATGCGTCTTCAGAGATTGACAGGACTTGAAAGAGATAAGATTCAGAAGGAATATGAAGAAGTTGTTGAATTGATCAAAGATCTAAAAGACATTCTTTCTAATGAGCCTCGAAGAATGGAAATCATCAAAACAGAGTTGCTTGAGTTAAAGGAGCGCTATGGTGATGAGCGAAGAACGGAAATTGTTCATAGCGCAGATGATATTACTTTTGAAGATATGATACCTAATGATGAAATGGTTCTTACCATTTCTCATGAAGGCTATATTAAAAGAACACCGCTTGTAGAATATAGAACCCAAAGTAGAGGTGGAGTTGGCTCAAGAGGTGCCAAATCGAAGGATGATGACTTCACTGAGCATTTATTCATAGCAAAGGCTCACAATTACTTATTGATATTCACAGAGTACGGCAAAGTCTTCTGGAAAAAGGTGTATGCTATTCCTGAAGGATCCAAAACTTCTAAAGGGCGTGCTATACAAAACCTTATTAACATTGAGCAAGGAGATGTTGTAAGAGCAGTTATTAACGTTCAGAATTTAGATGACGAAGACTATATCAACAACAACTTTGTGATGATGTGTACTGAAAATGGTACCATCAAGAAAACACCTTTAGAAGCTTATTCAAGACCTCGCCAAAATGGTATTAATGCCATCACTGTGAAAGAAGGTGATAGGTTACTCAATGTAAGCTTAACAAATGGAGATAATCACATAGTTATTGCTAAAACAGGAGGTAAAGCAATACACTTCCATGAGTCAGATGTAAGATCTATGGGAAGAACTGCTTCTGGTGTTAGGGGAGTAACTCTGGAAGGTGAGGATAAAGTTGTGGGTATGGTTTGTATTAATAGAGAAGACTCAAACCTTTTAGTAGTTTCAGAAAAGGGCTACGGTAAGCGATCATTAATTGAAGACTATAGAATTACAAAACGAGGTGGTAAAGGAGTTAAAACAATTAATATCACAGAGAAGACTGGCAAGCTTGTTGCTATCAAAGAAGTAATTGATACTGATGACTTGATGATTATCAACAAGTCAGGTATTACCATTCGAATGGCAGTTGAAGATTTGAGAGTAATGGGAAGAGCCACTCAAGGTGTAAAGCTTATTCGTTTGAATGAAAATGATGAAATCTCTTCTGTGGAGAAAATTGAAAGGATTGAAGGAGTAGAGGATGACTCATCGGAAGATGCAGACGAAAATAATGAAGGTGCTGAACCTAATAATGAAGAAAAAGAATAA